From Salipiger profundus, a single genomic window includes:
- a CDS encoding NAD-dependent epimerase/dehydratase family protein, which translates to MLRPDGTDAMGAVSRILVTGAGGFIGRATVAEARARGLGVVAVVRRAAPSDWAEDAGIEVVTADLSDPASVNALAGGLRGCGAVIHAAAHLGGDPAAIEADTLRGTRHLLDALPEGMRLVLVSSIAIYDPMRRAPGETLDERARLSAEGQAQDPYSGAKLAQEALCRASGHPLWLMRPGAVWGPGRTWHALSGFWVGPCHVLLDSDGELPLVHVTSVARALVSAALRDPEGTVALNVIDDDRPTRRRFARAHRRAAGWPRLILPLPWTLWRGLARLSAPLGPRRPGLLREPVLRARIMPLSWPNAALRQTLGGSDDAPFEEMLARSLAEERR; encoded by the coding sequence GTGCTGCGACCCGATGGAACCGATGCCATGGGCGCGGTGAGCCGAATCCTCGTCACCGGCGCGGGCGGTTTCATCGGCCGCGCGACCGTGGCCGAGGCCCGCGCGCGCGGGCTCGGCGTGGTCGCGGTGGTGCGCCGCGCGGCGCCCTCGGACTGGGCCGAGGACGCGGGCATCGAGGTGGTGACGGCGGATCTCTCCGACCCGGCCTCGGTCAACGCGCTGGCAGGCGGCCTGCGCGGTTGCGGCGCGGTGATCCACGCGGCGGCGCATCTCGGCGGCGATCCGGCCGCCATCGAGGCCGACACGCTGCGCGGCACCCGCCACCTGCTCGATGCCCTGCCCGAGGGCATGCGGCTGGTGCTGGTCAGCTCCATCGCGATCTACGACCCCATGCGGCGCGCGCCCGGCGAGACGCTCGACGAGCGCGCCCGCCTGAGCGCAGAGGGCCAGGCGCAAGACCCCTACTCCGGCGCGAAGCTCGCGCAGGAAGCGCTTTGCCGGGCCTCGGGGCACCCGCTCTGGCTGATGCGGCCGGGTGCGGTCTGGGGGCCGGGCCGGACGTGGCACGCCCTGAGCGGCTTCTGGGTCGGCCCCTGCCACGTGCTGCTCGACTCGGACGGCGAGCTGCCGCTTGTCCATGTCACCTCGGTCGCGCGCGCGCTGGTGAGCGCCGCGCTGCGCGATCCCGAGGGGACCGTCGCGCTCAACGTGATCGACGACGACCGCCCCACCCGCCGCCGCTTCGCCCGGGCCCACAGGCGCGCCGCCGGCTGGCCCCGGCTGATCCTGCCGCTGCCGTGGACGCTCTGGCGCGGGCTGGCCCGGCTCTCGGCCCCGCTTGGCCCCCGCCGTCCGGGGCTGCTGCGCGAACCGGTGCTGCGTGCGCGGATCATGCCGTTGTCCTGGCCGAACGCGGCGCTGCGCCAGACACTCGGCGGCAGCGACGACGCGCCCTTCGAGGAGATGCTCGCCCGCAGTCTCGCGGAGGAGCGGCGATGA
- a CDS encoding Gfo/Idh/MocA family protein, with translation MGRIALLGCGFVADLYLRSLRAMSGIEVAAVYDRDAARLDRFCAHWGLPKAGSLTGFLETLPEGTLVLNLTNPSAHYELNRACLDAGHHVYSEKPLAMEIDDAKALHTLARDKGLMLASAPCSVLGEAAQTLGHALRHDIAGTPRVIYAELDDGFVPQAAYRKWLSETGAPWPYDDEFRVGCTLEHAGYYLGWLIAWFGTVRTVVAASAETVPDKTGAGPMAPDLSVATLFFETGPVARLTCSIVAPHDHSIRIVGDKGVLSCDAAWDNAAKVRFAKRMTLRRRLMEHPFPRRVKLSGPPHPKVKRWGAAAMNFMLGPAEMLDALSTKRPSRLSADFALHMTEVTLAIQNAGESTGAQAMTTCCDPMEPMPWAR, from the coding sequence ATGGGCCGGATCGCGCTTCTCGGGTGCGGCTTCGTCGCCGACCTCTACCTGCGCTCGCTACGGGCCATGTCCGGGATCGAGGTCGCGGCGGTCTACGACCGCGACGCGGCCCGGCTCGACCGTTTCTGCGCACATTGGGGCCTCCCGAAGGCCGGCTCGCTGACCGGGTTCCTCGAGACGCTGCCCGAGGGCACGCTGGTGCTGAACCTCACCAACCCCTCGGCGCATTACGAGCTTAACCGGGCGTGTCTCGATGCCGGCCACCACGTCTATTCCGAGAAACCTCTGGCGATGGAGATCGACGACGCGAAGGCGCTGCACACACTCGCGCGGGACAAGGGGCTGATGCTGGCCTCGGCCCCCTGCTCGGTGCTGGGCGAGGCGGCGCAGACCCTTGGCCACGCGCTGCGCCACGACATCGCCGGCACGCCCCGGGTGATCTACGCCGAGCTAGACGACGGCTTCGTGCCGCAGGCCGCCTACCGCAAATGGCTGAGCGAGACCGGCGCGCCGTGGCCCTACGACGACGAGTTCCGCGTCGGCTGCACGCTGGAACACGCGGGCTACTACCTCGGCTGGCTGATCGCGTGGTTCGGCACGGTGCGCACGGTGGTCGCCGCCAGCGCCGAGACCGTGCCCGACAAGACCGGCGCCGGCCCGATGGCGCCCGACCTGTCGGTGGCCACGCTGTTCTTCGAGACCGGCCCCGTCGCCCGGCTGACCTGCTCGATCGTCGCGCCGCATGACCATTCCATCCGCATCGTCGGTGACAAGGGCGTTCTGAGCTGCGACGCCGCCTGGGACAATGCCGCGAAAGTCCGCTTCGCGAAGCGCATGACCCTCCGCCGGCGCCTGATGGAACACCCCTTCCCCCGCCGCGTGAAGTTGAGCGGCCCGCCCCACCCCAAGGTGAAACGCTGGGGCGCGGCGGCGATGAACTTCATGCTCGGGCCCGCCGAGATGCTCGACGCGCTTTCGACCAAACGGCCGAGCCGCCTGTCGGCGGATTTCGCGCTGCACATGACCGAGGTCACGCTGGCGATCCAGAACGCCGGCGAAAGCACCGGCGCGCAGGCGATGACCACGTGCTGCGACCCGATGGAACCGATGCCATGGGCGCGGTGA